Within the Eleginops maclovinus isolate JMC-PN-2008 ecotype Puerto Natales chromosome 5, JC_Emac_rtc_rv5, whole genome shotgun sequence genome, the region GATTTCATTTGCTTACATGATCCACTTCTCTGAAGCAGGGATATGCTTGAAGAATTTTGGTAGGTCTGTCCTGCTCTTTCATCACATCAGAGTCAATGTAAGCCCATCTTGCTTGGTATTCAAGGTCCAAGAGCTGGGCAACATCCTTCTTGTTGGGTCTGGGCCTGGATTTGTAGAGCTCCTGCAGAACTTTGTAGTGCCTTGCCTGGTTCTGTGGGCTGTCAGTAGTTTTAGGCCCTCCTGTTGAAATGAATTTACTATGATTACCatataacaaacaacagaagTATAATGAATTAATAATTAATGATAATTCACAATCATTACTGTCAAGTTATCGGGGGATTCTTAActtctgcccaaacttgaaaaaggCCTTGGCCATCAACAGGGTAAAATGGACACAACTCAGACGGTTTCTTCgttcttctttcatttattttactaaagtCATCAGTCCGAATACGTCTTTTATAGATAGGTTGAAAAcctttacaagaaaacaaaacacaaaatacagcattttcaTAAACTGCCTCTCATTACATTCACTGtttcaccaaacaaacatttctcccataTTTGCACTAGTGCCATcacaagctaacattagcacacCACAGTCAGATATAAATGACACTAACTAAAGCACTTAAACTCGCTTTAACAATCGAAATTAACATTCAAAAGATCTACagataaaacatcaaaacatgatcCTACCAGTAGCATCCCTGGAAATGGCCAGTTAGTTAAGCTCCCGTCCttcagcagtcaacatgtgccttgcaaacactcacacaccacctGCGCTACAATGACTCCGCGTTTCCTGGCATGAGAACTACTTccggtttcaaaataaaagtttcttttcttttcaaaacaaaagtctcttTTTAAGTTCGATCTAACAGCACACCTCCCACTTGAGCTCCTGGTACCAGAACCCAAGGAGGTCACGACACTCTTCTCTGGACTGTGCCAATCTTCTCTTCATTGCTCCTCCACTGGAATCAACACAACAAGACGCCTGACGTCTCTGTGTAGGATCGTAGCAGGGATCTTGCTGGAAAGCTTCCTCGCCGCTGAGGTTCTACTACCATGTTCTTCACGGGATGGCTTCTTGATCATGACTGGATAGCTAGGAAACGTCCTGACTTTGACGTCTCTTACGACTCCTTTCTTGTCAGGAAATGCACTGATCACTCTGCCTAGTTTGAACTGACCTCTTAAGGCGTTCTGATCCGCAAGCCAAACAATGTCTCCTTCTGCAACATTCCTCTCCTTCGTGTGCCATTTGCTCCTTACAAAGAGATTCGGGCCTGCCAATTGACACCACTTCTTCCAGAACTTCTTCACCTCTGACTGGATCACTCTCAGCCTTTTGTAGGGGTAACCCTCAAACTGGAAGTCTCCTGGGTCTCCTCTCAAGCTCGCCCGCCCCAGCAGGAGAGAGTTTGGAGTGATATACTCCACGCAATCCTCTTGGCTTTGTGCTCTTGCATCCACAGGCATCTCATTAGACATATTGGCCGCCATATACACAAAGGTCTGGAATTCCCCCCATGTGAAGACTCCATTACCACCTACGTTCTGGAGAGCTCTCTTTACAGTCCGCACCGCTGCTTCAGCTGCTCCATTTCTATGTGGCGAGTCTGCCGGATGGATCTTCCAGGACCACTTTGTGCCGTTCTTTGCCGCCTTTTCTTCCACTCCTGAGCTTTCCAGTTTCCCCAGGAACCGGTAGAGGTCTTCAAGGGCAGGTTTGGCCCCAACGAAGTTTGTGCCTGGGTCAGACCATACCTTGCTGGGGTGTCCCCTCAGTGATGTGAATCGTTGGTAAGCAAGCATAAATCCTTCTGCAGACATGTCACTGACAATGTCAGCGTGAATGGCTCTGGATGCCATGCAACTGAACACAATACCCCACACCTTCAGCCTCACTCTCTTCTTCACCTCATCTTTCACTTCATATGGCCCGAACAGGTCCACGGCGGTGAACTGAAATGGAGCTGCTGGCGTGGTTCTCTCAGGTGGTAGGTCGCTCATTATTTGTTGACACCGTTTTGCTTTCACTCTCCTGCAGGTTACGCAATTGTCCACTACTTTTTTGACTATCCTTCTTCCCCTAACCACCCAGGCTTTCCTTCTCATCCTCAACAGTGTTCCTGCTATACCCTCATGATTGGCATTGTGGGCTTCTCGTGCAAGCAATGTAGAAATCCACGCATCTTGAGGGAGGATGGGCACTAAAGATTTATCATCTCTGAAGACCTGAATTCTGCCGCCGCAGAGAATGAGTCCATCTTTGTCCTTAATCACCACAAGCCTGTTTAGGGTAGTGTCGGGAAATGTAATGCCTTCTTGAGCTGCCAAGCAGAGAGCTCTGAAGGCATGCTCACAGTCTTCAACATTGAGCACAAAAGCTTTAGATTTCTCTTTTGAGGGTGATGCCTCCCACTTTAATTTCTTTGTGGTTTGGTCTTTGAGGCCCAGCCATCTGTCAGCAGCCCGTCTCACCCAAGCAACGACATTCACCAGCCTGGACATGCAACTAAACCTCTTCACCTCCAAAAGATTTTTGATGGCTGAGTTGGAAAGTGTTACTCTCAGCGCAACTTCACCCCGTCTCATTTCTGGATCGGTTTCCGATGCATCAGGGCAGACAATCAGGTGGGTTGGGTTAACGTCATTTTCTTCAACCGAATCTTCAGCTTCGGTTTGGTCCTGAGTGGTGACCCCTCGGCATCTCTTCACTTGACCCCTTGTCATCACTGCTGAAAAGGCCTTCCTCTGCAGCTTACTGATGCTGTCCCTGGCGTCAATGACCACTTCCTCAGCTGACTTTATTGGCCATTCTTCTAATGGCCTCCTGAAAAACTCTGGTCCACTTTGCCATGTCTCTTGCAGATCCTTCAGCGCAGCCCCCCTCGTAATGGTGTCAGCTATATTGAGGGTCCCTGGGATCCACCACCAGTCTTCAACTGATGCAGACTTTTGGATTTCGCCTATCCTGTTAGCAAAGAATGTCTGGTAGCCATAGCTGTCTCGGTGAATGGCTCCAATACTGTCTGGCTATCAACTAGATGAAACCAGCGCTCTATCTCCATCCGGCCATGCCTTTCCACATACTTTCTCAGCCTAGCTGCAAACACAGCGCCACAGACCTCAGCTTTGACTGCTTTCCCTTTTTGGCCCCAGGGGCGTCCCGGTTTTTGGATTCCAAAAGTCTGATTTTATACCTTCGTCCTTTTCCCCACCCTAAGGTTAAAGACAGCCCCCTAGGACTTAAAACCCCTTTGGGAAAAAGTGAAAAACCCACGGTTTTCCCTTCCCGCCTGTGGTGTAAGGTTTTTTTGGGAATTTCCCCTTTTGTCCCAGCTGTGCATCTCCTCAAAAGTTTTGAGGGCCTCCTCCCTGGGCCCCGGGGAGATGGCTTGTCCCCCGGTGTTTTGGGCCAATTTCCCTTGCGTCCCTAAAAAAACTTTCCTTAaaggcccttttctgtttcttggTTTTTGCGAGTCCTTAGGGATTAGAGCCCAAACCGACTCAGCGTGTTTTGGTGGAGGATCGGTGTATTTATCTACCTCCTCCTCAATGGTTTTGGCCTGTTCtcatttttcctctccttctggAGAAGTATGTTCCCCATCAGGTAGGTTTGTCTTCCTTTTCTACATATCCAATCCCAAGCCTTTTTTTGTCCTCGTCTCTAACTGTTTGGGCAGGaaaaattgtttttttgggTCTCAGGGGGGTCCTCGTTGTGGGGTCTGCTACTCCCCTTTTTTCCCTCCCACTTTGCATAGACTACCCATGGCTTCAAAAAAAATCCACCGTTTGCAAAATTTTCCTCGTTTTTGGGTCATTCGCTCATTCTGTGGAAATCCATTGTAATTGTCAGGACTCATCCATGTAGTTGTTTTCCCTCCAGTCCCCTTCGCGCCTCCTCCGGTGGAAACCTGGTGGCCTTGCTTTTCCGATAGCCGCTTTTCTATGCATCCGCCCCCGTCACCTATATTCACCCTTTGTGACATACCCCCCCCTTCTTCGCTTGGGGGTCTCTCCAAAGGAATCGTGAAATGTCCGCGTTCCCCCAGCCCACGAGTTTACTCTTCCTGTGTCCCCTTAAGTGCATGCACCCCTTTCCCCAAAACCTAAGCGGGGACGGCCCTGATGGGGTTAAAGACTTGGCCCTTTTGAGCGGAGGTCGTTCATGCTCCTCCTTGAATCTTTGACGCTGTTCCACACAAGGGGCCATGGGTAGTGACTGGTGGGGGGTTGGTGTTCCCGATGACTCCTACCAAATGGGCCCCTCCAGTCTTCGCCCATCTTCTTGTATCCTTTGCAGCTCCCGCCCAACCATCTCATGGACTTTGGGGAGTGTAAGCGCAAACCCTCGGTTTTTCCCTTTCCGAGCCTTTTCTAGTCCTTAAAAGGTGGCCTCTACTCCCCTTCGGTTATTGGGAGGCAAAAGGATCCTTTTTTCCAAGGATACCTTGCATCCCATGGgaacttttctgttttttcatcCTCCATGGTAGGTAAAGGgggactttttttattcaaaactttTTTCCTCTGTAAGGTTCTCCTTTCCACCAAAGGGTGGCAGTCCCAAACGAATCCACCCACTTCGGGTCGCAGGCGCCCGATTCTTCCCCTCTACCACTCGGAAGGCCGGTGAGTTCAGCTGTAGGGTACCCTTACGATGGTGTTTGCTGTGATGTCTTGGGCTGAAGGGGGGCTCCGGGGGTCTCCTCATTTTGTACAGCTGTCCTCTAGAAAGGCAAAAAAGTGGTCTTCGTCTTTTCTTCCCTGTTCACCTGCTCCGTTTGGGTGTGTCCGCCCCGTCTTTCCGGAAAGGGCCCCCCCAAGAGAGGGCCCCCCAaaatttccccccttttttgggggggttccCTTTTTGGATAAAAGGGCAAATTTGTCAGGTCTCCTATTAAGTTCCCTTCGGGAATTTTAGTCCAGCCGACGCGGTTTAAATTGGGGTTTTCGGGCCCCCTTCAGACTGTTCTTGGGCCCCCCGTTCCGGGGGGTTGTTCGAACCCGGGAGTATCTTCTTGTGGTACTTTGGGACCATTCCACCACTCCATGCCAACAATGTGATCCTCTCCTCCCAGATTCAATCTGTTGGCTGCTTTTTTGGGATGTAATTGGGGGGCCGGAACCAGATCCCAAGGGGGCTCCCATTTTTTCACCTGCTTGCGGCACTTTCCcttaaaaatcataataaaaggGAAGTTTCTTTAATTCCCCTTTCTTCGAGGAGGTCACCCGGTGCTAACGGATGTACCCCGACGAATTATTGGTGAAAGGGCCTTTTGCCCCTTTCAGTAGCTTTGGGGTAAGTTTCCCCAAGAACCTTCTGTTTCCCCGTTTgctctttttgtctctgtcaTCTGTTGAGTTTCTCAAGTTCACGCCTCTTGGGTTCCCTTGGACAGAGAAAGAATGGGGGTCTGGGTCCCTCTTTTTGCAGTCTCATTCCTGCACGGTAAAGGGCTCTGAGCGCATCAAAATTTGCCCCCAAGCACTCCCCGATGCACCAATCCTTTTCAAAGCAGCTTCCGTTTCTGACAGCTTTCAACCTTGAActttttgcagaaaaaaaatcttg harbors:
- the LOC134864953 gene encoding uncharacterized protein LOC134864953 — translated: MTRGQVKRCRGVTTQDQTEAEDSVEENDVNPTHLIVCPDASETDPEMRRGEVALRVTLSNSAIKNLLEVKRFSCMSRLVNVVAWVRRAADRWLGLKDQTTKKLKWEASPSKEKSKAFVLNVEDCEHAFRALCLAAQEGITFPDTTLNRLVVIKDKDGLILCGGRIQVFRDDKSLVPILPQDAWISTLLAREAHNANHEGIAGTLLRMRRKAWVVRGRRIVKKVVDNCVTCRRVKAKRCQQIMSDLPPERTTPAAPFQFTAVDLFGPYEVKDEVKKRVRLKVWGIVFSCMASRAIHADIVSDMSAEGFMLAYQRFTSLRGHPSKVWSDPGTNFVGAKPALEDLYRFLGKLESSGVEEKAAKNGTKWSWKIHPADSPHRNGAAEAAVRTVKRALQNVGGNGVFTWGEFQTFVYMAANMSNEMPVDARAQSQEDCVEYITPNSLLLGRASLRGDPGDFQFEGYPYKRLRVIQSEVKKFWKKWCQLAGPNLFVRSKWHTKERNVAEGDIVWLADQNALRGQFKLGRVISAFPDKKGVVRDVKVRTFPSYPVMIKKPSREEHGSRTSAARKLSSKIPATILHRDVRRLVVLIPVEEQ